Proteins encoded together in one Impatiens glandulifera chromosome 1, dImpGla2.1, whole genome shotgun sequence window:
- the LOC124915352 gene encoding UDP-glycosyltransferase 73C4-like: MVHFIFIPLLAPGHFIPMIDMAKLIAGRGISATIFVTPLIITRYAGRAIHRASNSGLPIRFIEVPFPFSSEIGLPQGCETADALPPSLWSNFFTALDIWLVSVENSIQNVEPFPTCMITDRYLPGLAETSMKFGIPRIIFDGMGCFNLVLKHHLELSKVQETVKDSESFVVPGLPDRIELTKEQLPAMLKVDAGKWAEYRDRIKAADEQAYGIVINSFRELENNYVEEVRTLNKGRAWCVGPLSLFNRETLDIVERGNRASIDETECSRWLNEREPGSVIYACFGSLNNLTLTQLVELGLGLEASNRPFVWVMRDGEGKEETERWITESGYEGRIRGRGLLIRGWAPQVFILSHEAIGAFLTHCGWNSTMEGVCSGVPMITWPLFAEQFFNEKLIVQILRIGVSVGSQTARQPSELKDGEILVVIKRETIMNTIDKVMAGDEEGDARRRRAREVAEKAKKSVEEGGSSNLNLSLLIEEVTIENPTCSS; this comes from the coding sequence ATGGTCCACTTCATCTTCATTCCCCTTTTGGCACCAGGCCATTTCATCCCAATGATAGACATGGCCAAACTAATCGCCGGCCGTGGCATTTCCGCCACCATTTTCGTCACGCCTCTCATAATCACTCGCTACGCCGGCAGAGCAATCCACCGCGCATCAAATTCCGGCCTCCCTATCCGTTTTATCGAAGTCCCTTTCCCATTTTCATCCGAAATCGGCCTACCACAAGGTTGTGAAACCGCGGATGCACTTCCCCCGAGCCTATGGTCCAACTTCTTCACCGCCCTAGATATATGGCTAGTCTCAGTTGAGAATTCCATCCAAAACGTCGAACCCTTTCCTACTTGCATGATTACGGATAGGTATCTTCCTGGCTTGGCCGAGACTTCGATGAAATTTGGAATCCCGAGAATTATCTTTGATGGAATGGGATGTTTTAATCTCGTGTTGAAGCACCATTTAGAACTATCGAAAGTTCAAGAAACGGTTAAGGATTCGGAATCTTTCGTGGTCCCTGGTTTGCCTGATAGGATCGAGCTAACCAAGGAACAACTACCCGCTATGCTAAAAGTGGACGCGGGCAAATGGGCGGAATATCGCGACCGGATAAAAGCGGCCGACGAACAAGCGTATGGGATCGTGATCAATAGTTTTCGGGAATTGGAGAATAACTACGTCGAGGAAGTGAGGACATTGAATAAAGGTAGAGCTTGGTGCGTCGGACCGCTATCTCTATTCAATAGAGAGACCCTGGACATAGTGGAGCGAGGAAACCGAGCTTCCATAGATGAAACAGAGTGCTCGAGATGGTTGAACGAGCGAGAACCGGGGTCTGTGATCTACGCTTGTTTTGGCAGTCTGAATAACTTAACCCTAACTCAGCTCGTGGAGCTAGGGTTAGGTCTAGAGGCGTCTAACCGTCCCTTTGTGTGGGTAATGAGGGACGGAGAGGGGAAGGAGGAGACAGAGAGATGGATTACGGAAAGTGGATACGAGGGGAGAATTCGAGGGAGGGGACTCTTAATCCGTGGATGGGCTCCGCAAGTGTTTATACTCTCGCACGAGGCTATTGGGGCCTTCTTGACGCATTGCGGTTGGAATTCGACGATGGAAGGAGTTTGCTCGGGGGTGCCAATGATAACATGGCCTTTGTTCGCGGAGCAATTCTTCAACGAGAAGTTGATAGTGCAAATCTTGAGAATTGGTGTGAGTGTGGGATCTCAAACGGCAAGGCAACCGAGTGAATTGAAAGATGGGGAAATATTGGTGGTGATAAAAAGGGAGACGATTATGAATACCATCGATAAGGTTATGGCCGGAGATGAGGAGGGGGATGCAAGGAGGAGACGTGCACGAGAGGTGGCGGAGAAGGCGAAGAAATCGGTTGAAGAGGGCGGTTCTTCTAACCTTAACTTGAGCCTCCTCATTGAAGAGGTCACCATTGAAAATCCAACTTGTTCTTCCTAA